In one Neobacillus sp. WH10 genomic region, the following are encoded:
- the tpx gene encoding thiol peroxidase: MANVTFKGNAITLLGNEVKVGDKAPNFTVLANDLSEVTLNDTKGQVRLITSVPSLDTGVCDAETRRFNEAANSLGNVKILTVSVDLPFAQKRWCAASGIENVQTLSDHRDLSFGEAYGVAIQELRLLARAVFVVDSNDTVTYVEYVSEATNHPNYEAAIEAAKAAK, encoded by the coding sequence ATGGCAAATGTAACATTCAAAGGAAATGCTATCACGTTGTTAGGCAATGAGGTAAAAGTTGGTGACAAGGCTCCAAATTTTACAGTGCTAGCAAATGACTTATCAGAAGTGACGTTAAACGATACGAAGGGGCAGGTTCGTTTAATCACTTCAGTGCCATCTTTAGACACGGGTGTGTGTGATGCAGAAACACGCCGATTCAATGAAGCAGCAAATAGCTTAGGAAACGTAAAAATATTAACAGTGAGCGTAGATTTACCATTTGCGCAAAAACGTTGGTGTGCAGCTAGCGGCATTGAAAATGTGCAAACATTATCTGATCATCGTGATCTTTCATTTGGAGAAGCATATGGGGTTGCCATCCAAGAATTAAGACTATTAGCTCGTGCAGTGTTTGTTGTTGACTCGAACGATACAGTCACATATGTTGAGTATGTTAGTGAAGCAACTAACCACCCTAACTACGAAGCTGCAATTGAGGCTGCAAAAGCGGCAAAATAA
- the thiI gene encoding tRNA uracil 4-sulfurtransferase ThiI: MKYDRILIRYGEISTKGRNRNKFVDKLRKSVRIALSPFPNIKVESSRDRMYVLLNGENGIDIMEKLKNIFGIQSFSPAIKVERDVEALKQASLELVRTLYNEGQTFKITAKRSDKTFELNTDGINHTIGGHLLQNIPELKVDVKKPDINLRIEVRKEAIYLSCETIQGAGGLPIGSSGKAMLMLSGGIDSPVAGYLAMKRGLEIEAIHFFSPPFTSERSKEKVIDLSKKLADIYSSITLHIVPFTDIQQAIREQIPENYSMTTTRRMMLRIADEIREKQEGLAIVTGESLGQVASQTLESMYAINEVTNTPILRPLITMDKTEIIKLAQEIDTLEISNRPFEDCCTIFVPSSPKTKPKREKVQHYESYFDFEPMIQEAVQEVETIVVKREDEQHSEFQSLF; the protein is encoded by the coding sequence ATGAAATATGATCGAATACTGATACGCTATGGTGAAATTTCAACAAAAGGCCGAAATCGCAATAAATTTGTCGATAAATTAAGAAAGAGTGTTAGAATTGCGCTTTCACCATTTCCAAATATTAAAGTGGAATCAAGCCGGGATCGCATGTATGTGTTATTAAATGGTGAAAATGGTATAGATATCATGGAAAAATTAAAGAATATATTTGGGATTCAATCTTTTAGCCCTGCCATAAAGGTGGAAAGAGATGTAGAGGCGTTAAAGCAAGCATCACTTGAATTAGTTCGCACTCTTTACAATGAAGGTCAAACCTTTAAAATTACAGCTAAACGATCTGATAAAACATTTGAGTTGAATACAGACGGAATCAATCACACAATTGGCGGTCATTTGCTGCAAAATATTCCAGAACTTAAAGTGGATGTAAAAAAACCAGATATTAATTTACGGATTGAAGTAAGAAAAGAAGCCATTTATCTTTCATGTGAAACGATCCAGGGTGCTGGAGGGCTTCCAATCGGCTCAAGCGGTAAAGCGATGCTTATGCTATCCGGCGGCATTGACAGCCCTGTAGCCGGCTATTTAGCAATGAAGCGGGGATTAGAAATTGAAGCAATTCATTTTTTTAGCCCGCCATTCACAAGTGAGCGGTCGAAGGAGAAGGTAATCGATTTATCTAAAAAGCTGGCGGATATTTACAGTTCGATCACCTTGCATATTGTTCCGTTTACAGATATTCAGCAAGCGATTCGCGAACAAATCCCGGAAAACTATTCAATGACAACGACAAGAAGAATGATGCTTCGAATTGCGGATGAAATTAGGGAAAAGCAGGAAGGTCTTGCAATTGTTACTGGTGAAAGCCTTGGACAGGTTGCCAGCCAGACGTTAGAAAGCATGTATGCAATTAATGAAGTGACAAATACGCCTATTTTACGTCCTTTAATTACAATGGATAAAACGGAGATCATCAAACTTGCTCAGGAAATCGATACGTTGGAAATATCTAATAGACCGTTTGAAGATTGCTGTACGATTTTTGTTCCATCATCTCCAAAAACAAAGCCGAAAAGAGAAAAAGTGCAGCATTATGAAAGCTATTTTGATTTTGAACCAATGATTCAAGAAGCGGTTCAAGAAGTAGAGACCATTGTCGTTAAACGAGAAGACGAACAGCATTCGGAATTTCAATCATTATTTTAA
- the ytfJ gene encoding GerW family sporulation protein, whose protein sequence is MSDHPIQGLMTTAMESLKEMIDVNTIIGDPVETPDGSVILTVSKVGFGFAAGGSEFKLDSSQSQGQSQGQGQSQGQSKLPFGGGSGGGVSITPIAFLIVNSSGVKMLHLDESTHLYEKILELAPQAVDKIQQMFSKKDQNKQQQAQQQTQQQPKIDLDF, encoded by the coding sequence ATGTCTGATCACCCAATTCAAGGTTTAATGACGACAGCAATGGAAAGCTTAAAAGAAATGATTGATGTGAACACCATCATTGGAGACCCAGTTGAAACCCCTGACGGAAGTGTTATTTTAACAGTATCAAAGGTTGGATTTGGATTTGCTGCTGGAGGCAGTGAGTTCAAGCTCGACAGCTCACAATCGCAAGGACAAAGCCAAGGTCAAGGGCAAAGCCAAGGTCAATCAAAGCTTCCATTTGGCGGCGGTAGCGGCGGCGGTGTTTCAATCACCCCAATCGCCTTTTTAATTGTAAACTCTAGTGGTGTCAAAATGCTTCACCTCGATGAAAGTACCCATCTATACGAGAAGATTTTAGAACTTGCACCGCAGGCAGTCGATAAAATTCAGCAAATGTTCTCGAAGAAAGACCAGAATAAACAACAGCAAGCCCAACAGCAAACCCAGCAGCAGCCAAAAATTGATCTTGATTTTTAA
- a CDS encoding alpha/beta-type small acid-soluble spore protein, which yields MANNTSNQLLVPGVQQALDQMKYEIATEFGVQLGADTTSRANGSVGGEITKRLVQMAESQMGGGFSR from the coding sequence ATGGCAAACAATACTTCAAATCAATTATTAGTTCCTGGTGTTCAACAAGCTCTTGACCAAATGAAATATGAAATTGCTACAGAATTTGGTGTACAGCTTGGTGCTGATACTACTTCACGTGCTAACGGTTCTGTTGGTGGTGAAATCACAAAACGTCTAGTTCAAATGGCTGAGTCACAAATGGGTGGCGGATTTTCTCGTTAA
- a CDS encoding RDD family protein, with protein sequence METNDYQEMMKEPTSNQIDREGAAVISTEDYRIPEPVLQDLPVRYAGFWMRFWAYLLDLIVVGSIERILVNPLFRALDISLSEFNMFAPISIASAVIFYLYFVLMTKYFKQTLGKMVFGLKVVDLKNIELSWGTILFREWIGRFISATVIIGYIIVAFLPKKQGLHDIFTDTTVIHVER encoded by the coding sequence TTGGAAACGAATGATTATCAAGAAATGATGAAGGAGCCCACCTCAAACCAAATAGATCGTGAAGGTGCCGCTGTTATTTCCACTGAAGATTACCGAATACCAGAACCTGTTTTACAAGACCTCCCAGTTCGTTATGCTGGTTTCTGGATGCGCTTTTGGGCCTATCTGCTTGATTTAATTGTAGTAGGCAGTATCGAGCGAATCCTAGTCAACCCGTTATTTCGAGCGCTTGATATTTCTTTATCTGAATTTAACATGTTTGCCCCTATCTCCATTGCATCAGCGGTTATCTTTTATTTATATTTTGTCTTGATGACAAAATATTTTAAGCAAACCCTTGGAAAAATGGTGTTTGGTTTAAAAGTAGTTGACCTAAAAAATATTGAATTATCTTGGGGAACTATTCTTTTTCGTGAATGGATTGGCCGTTTTATATCAGCAACGGTCATTATCGGATATATTATTGTTGCCTTTTTACCAAAAAAGCAAGGGCTTCATGACATCTTTACTGACACCACAGTAATCCATGTAGAGCGGTAA
- a CDS encoding acyl--CoA ligase — MKRKDLIAPEKYNLVSEMERYAKDPQRIALKWENEEGETKQVTYEQLMKQVNQAGNVYTQNGLTKGDVVLVIVPRLIEAYVVYLAALKAGMVVIPSSEMLREKDLQYRISHGDVKAVVSYYPYVDQFEHISETQSLVKFTIGAEEEGWIHLDAAMEKASDDFTIAQTLRDDMAFLSYTSGTTGNPKGVVHTHGWAFAHLKTAAPKWLCIEDGDTVWATASPGWQKWIWSPFLSVLGSGGTGLVYNGKFEPKKYLSLLQKFDVNVLCCTPTEYRLMAKVDNLADYQLPNLHSAVSAGEPLNREVINTFKKYFSIDVRDGYGQTENTLLVGVTKGMDLKPGSMGKPTPGNRVEIINDEGQVCAVGDVGDIAVHIETPALFKNYYKDPERTAMQFRGDYYVTGDKAKMDEEGYFWFEGRGDDIIISSGYTIGPFEVEDALVKHPFVKECAVVASPDEIRGFIVKAFVVLQDDVNPADPELTKTLQEHVKTLTAPYKYPRKIEYLTDLPKTTSGKIRRIELRQKEMESLKQV; from the coding sequence ATGAAACGGAAAGATTTAATTGCACCGGAAAAGTATAATCTTGTTTCTGAAATGGAGCGCTATGCTAAAGATCCGCAAAGAATTGCCTTAAAGTGGGAAAATGAGGAAGGAGAAACAAAACAGGTTACATATGAACAATTAATGAAACAGGTAAACCAAGCGGGGAATGTCTATACCCAGAATGGACTAACTAAAGGCGATGTCGTTCTCGTAATCGTACCTCGTCTAATTGAAGCCTATGTTGTTTATTTGGCCGCATTAAAAGCAGGAATGGTGGTCATTCCGAGCTCGGAAATGTTAAGGGAAAAAGATTTGCAGTACCGTATTTCACATGGTGATGTAAAGGCCGTTGTTAGTTATTATCCATATGTCGATCAATTTGAGCATATTTCCGAAACACAATCACTGGTTAAGTTTACAATTGGGGCAGAGGAAGAAGGCTGGATTCATCTGGATGCCGCAATGGAAAAAGCTAGTGATGATTTCACAATTGCCCAAACACTACGAGATGATATGGCCTTTTTATCCTATACGTCAGGAACAACAGGAAATCCAAAAGGCGTTGTCCATACACATGGCTGGGCTTTTGCTCATTTAAAAACAGCAGCACCCAAATGGCTTTGTATTGAAGATGGAGATACTGTATGGGCAACCGCAAGCCCTGGTTGGCAAAAATGGATTTGGAGTCCGTTCTTATCCGTTCTTGGCTCAGGTGGTACCGGATTGGTATATAACGGAAAATTTGAACCGAAAAAATATTTAAGCCTGCTGCAAAAATTTGATGTCAATGTACTTTGCTGCACACCGACTGAATATCGCCTAATGGCAAAGGTAGACAATTTAGCTGACTATCAATTACCAAACCTTCATAGTGCTGTTTCTGCAGGTGAGCCGTTAAATCGTGAGGTTATTAATACCTTTAAAAAATATTTTTCTATTGATGTCCGTGACGGCTATGGACAAACTGAAAATACATTACTTGTTGGTGTAACGAAAGGAATGGATTTAAAGCCGGGATCAATGGGTAAGCCAACACCAGGAAACCGAGTAGAAATTATTAATGACGAAGGGCAGGTTTGTGCCGTCGGAGATGTCGGAGATATTGCGGTCCATATCGAAACACCTGCCTTATTTAAAAACTATTATAAAGATCCGGAAAGAACTGCGATGCAGTTCCGCGGCGATTATTATGTAACAGGCGATAAAGCAAAAATGGATGAAGAAGGGTATTTCTGGTTTGAAGGCCGCGGTGATGATATTATTATCAGCTCAGGCTATACGATAGGGCCTTTTGAAGTAGAGGATGCGCTCGTGAAACATCCATTTGTAAAAGAATGTGCCGTTGTCGCTAGTCCTGATGAAATTCGCGGTTTTATTGTCAAAGCGTTTGTCGTTTTACAAGACGATGTCAACCCAGCTGACCCTGAGTTGACAAAAACCTTACAGGAACATGTAAAAACACTTACAGCCCCATATAAATATCCTAGAAAAATTGAGTATTTGACAGATCTTCCAAAAACGACCTCTGGGAAAATTCGTCGGATTGAACTCCGTCAAAAAGAAATGGAGTCACTGAAACAAGTTTAA
- the rarD gene encoding EamA family transporter RarD, which translates to MKKTDTQMGAIYAGFSYFIWGLLPIYWKLLDHVNAMEILANRIFWSFIFMLIVLFFTKKWGLFVHTLKGFAKNKKQMYALAIASFIISGNWFIYIWAVNSGHMIEASLGYYINPLVSILLGMIVLKEKLTFYQYGSFILAAIGVLVITISHGTFPWIAISLALTFASYGLAKKLINVDSAVGLTLETLIISPIAAIYMIFLLVNGSSSVLTASLGTDLLLMGAGVATAVPLLYFAKGAQKIPLSLLGFLQYIAPTLTLLLGVFVYQEHFTKTQLLAFLFIWSALTIYSLSKTKLLPEKGFKLRKEKRATL; encoded by the coding sequence ATGAAAAAAACAGACACACAGATGGGAGCCATTTATGCTGGCTTTTCCTATTTTATTTGGGGTCTATTGCCGATTTATTGGAAACTTTTAGATCATGTGAATGCAATGGAGATTCTCGCAAACCGTATATTTTGGTCGTTTATTTTTATGCTGATTGTTCTTTTCTTCACGAAAAAATGGGGTTTATTTGTCCACACCCTAAAAGGATTTGCCAAAAATAAAAAGCAAATGTATGCGCTGGCGATTGCCTCCTTTATAATAAGCGGGAATTGGTTTATTTATATTTGGGCAGTGAACAGCGGCCATATGATTGAAGCAAGCCTTGGCTATTATATCAATCCGCTTGTCAGTATTTTATTGGGGATGATTGTCCTGAAGGAAAAATTAACATTTTACCAATACGGATCCTTCATTTTGGCTGCAATTGGTGTATTAGTCATTACGATTTCTCATGGCACATTTCCTTGGATTGCCATTTCCTTGGCACTAACCTTTGCTTCATATGGGTTAGCCAAAAAGCTGATTAATGTGGATTCTGCCGTTGGATTAACATTAGAAACTCTTATAATTTCGCCAATCGCTGCCATCTATATGATTTTCCTATTGGTAAATGGTTCTAGTTCTGTTTTAACTGCCAGTTTGGGGACTGATTTATTATTAATGGGTGCTGGTGTAGCAACTGCGGTACCACTTCTTTATTTTGCAAAGGGAGCGCAAAAAATTCCACTCTCCTTACTAGGCTTCCTGCAATATATTGCACCAACGTTAACATTACTATTAGGTGTTTTTGTCTATCAAGAGCATTTTACAAAAACACAACTTTTAGCCTTTTTATTTATTTGGTCCGCTCTTACGATTTATTCGCTATCAAAAACAAAGCTATTGCCGGAAAAAGGCTTTAAATTGCGCAAAGAAAAGCGAGCAACACTATAA
- a CDS encoding DUF2953 domain-containing protein, with protein MNKLFWLWLSLSILLFLFILIIITKLTILVNYYHHNDNDDLKVEFRVWFGLIKYKISVPLIKIDDGSPSVVVKSHSHMGNTAAENPEHKVNQMTKKDMQANFKKTKELLEKVFNLQVIVKKFFQKVTIKKLEWDSFIGVGDAAYTGMATGALWAVKGSIVGLLSRYLRLQEMPHLSVTPHFQAAVIQTRITCMFQFRIGNAILAGLKLMKFWKGGKPQLKSNNNLKNEKTKSV; from the coding sequence GTGAACAAATTGTTTTGGCTGTGGCTTTCCTTGTCGATCCTATTGTTCTTATTCATTTTAATAATTATTACAAAGTTAACGATTCTTGTAAATTATTATCATCATAATGACAACGATGATTTAAAAGTCGAATTTAGGGTATGGTTTGGCTTAATTAAATATAAGATAAGTGTTCCTTTAATAAAAATTGATGATGGTTCACCAAGTGTAGTGGTAAAAAGTCATTCACATATGGGTAATACCGCGGCTGAAAATCCTGAACATAAGGTAAACCAAATGACCAAAAAAGATATGCAGGCAAATTTCAAAAAAACGAAAGAACTGCTAGAGAAGGTTTTCAATTTACAAGTAATTGTCAAGAAGTTTTTTCAAAAGGTGACGATAAAAAAATTAGAATGGGATTCGTTCATTGGGGTTGGTGATGCTGCATATACCGGTATGGCAACAGGGGCATTATGGGCGGTAAAAGGAAGTATTGTTGGTCTTTTGAGTCGTTATTTACGATTGCAGGAAATGCCGCATTTATCGGTTACTCCCCATTTTCAAGCTGCCGTCATTCAAACAAGAATCACGTGTATGTTTCAGTTTCGAATAGGGAATGCTATTCTCGCAGGATTAAAACTGATGAAATTCTGGAAGGGCGGGAAACCGCAACTTAAAAGCAACAACAATTTAAAAAATGAAAAAACGAAATCAGTTTGA
- the sppA gene encoding signal peptide peptidase SppA, producing MNGKRWAALGIAAALFFVSIVINFLSVFALKGIKTDFTDYMAVGEQPFTEEVVKDGSELKKIVILDVDGVIQDTGESGSFLQSSGYNHQDFMKKLNYLQDDDTVKGVIIRVNSPGGGVVESAEIHDKLVEIQKDSKKPVYISMGSMAASGGYYISTAAKKIYASPETLTGSLGVIMEGYNYKGLADKYGVDFVTIKSGKYKDIMSPTREMTDEERQILQKMIDNSYEGFVKVISEGRHMSVDEVKAIADGRVYDGRQAKEIKLIDDFGYLEDVIDQMKKQENLKGAKVVRYSDELGFGSLFKFQAKKFIGDNVEMAGLMKILSKPNSPRLMYLYAE from the coding sequence TTGAATGGAAAACGATGGGCCGCTCTAGGAATTGCTGCGGCATTATTTTTTGTTTCGATTGTAATTAATTTTTTATCGGTGTTTGCTTTAAAAGGGATTAAAACGGATTTCACTGATTATATGGCTGTTGGTGAACAGCCTTTTACCGAAGAAGTCGTCAAAGATGGCAGCGAATTAAAGAAAATCGTGATTCTTGATGTCGACGGTGTTATCCAAGATACCGGTGAATCAGGGTCATTCCTGCAAAGTTCAGGCTATAATCACCAAGATTTTATGAAAAAGTTAAACTATCTGCAAGATGATGATACGGTTAAGGGAGTAATAATTAGAGTTAACTCACCAGGCGGCGGTGTAGTTGAAAGTGCAGAAATTCACGACAAGCTTGTTGAGATCCAAAAGGATAGTAAAAAACCAGTCTATATTTCGATGGGCTCCATGGCGGCTTCGGGAGGATATTATATATCAACGGCAGCGAAAAAAATCTATGCCAGCCCTGAAACATTAACAGGGTCGCTTGGGGTCATTATGGAAGGATATAATTACAAGGGCTTAGCTGATAAATATGGTGTGGATTTTGTTACGATTAAAAGCGGAAAATATAAAGACATCATGAGTCCAACAAGAGAAATGACGGATGAAGAGCGGCAAATTTTACAAAAGATGATCGATAATTCGTATGAAGGTTTTGTAAAGGTTATTTCAGAGGGCCGGCATATGAGTGTGGATGAAGTGAAGGCGATTGCTGATGGACGGGTGTATGATGGTCGGCAGGCAAAAGAAATTAAACTCATTGATGATTTTGGTTACTTAGAAGATGTTATCGATCAAATGAAAAAGCAAGAGAATCTAAAAGGTGCAAAGGTAGTTCGTTATTCGGACGAGCTTGGTTTTGGCTCACTATTTAAGTTCCAGGCTAAAAAATTTATCGGTGATAATGTGGAAATGGCGGGACTCATGAAAATCCTTTCTAAGCCTAATTCACCGCGCCTGATGTACTTATATGCAGAATAG
- a CDS encoding amidohydrolase — protein MGKLWYGGTIYTLENEESTVEAIFTEGDRIVLTGEKMQLEEIFSERISEWVDLKGGTMFPGFVDSHIHLIGHGESIIRLDLSKMKSKEEVLAAVKDYSKHSHKGEWIIGEGWNENLWCRTEMIHRKELDEISVENPIMLKRICRHAMLVNTKALELAGISEETICPPGGVIEKDRETGLTGILKDTAQDIIHAAIPVVSEEYLQKAMRAAIKDLYQLGITGVHTEDLNYYGGFHRTYKTFKKVIEEEGLSFRTHLLVHNGVVDDMVHEDASFLSGNDFIEFGAMKIFADGALGGRTALLSHPYNDAPETNGVALYNQEELNGLVAKARSYNLPVAVHAIGDLAFEYVLNAIEAHPLAGIGRDRLIHAQILRQDLIARAKKLPVILDIQPVFLASDFPWVIDRIGSSKMDYCYAWKTLINEGLHCAGGSDAPIELPNPLLGIHAAVTRMDWNDPKGIIYGKEQALSVYNAVCLFTKGSAYAACHEQDRGIIKKGYLADFTVLERNIFSVPSSEIPEVPVQMTVIGGEIVFEKE, from the coding sequence ATGGGAAAATTATGGTATGGAGGAACCATTTATACGCTCGAGAACGAAGAATCAACGGTAGAAGCTATTTTTACAGAAGGAGATCGAATCGTACTAACAGGTGAAAAAATGCAATTAGAAGAAATTTTTAGCGAAAGGATTTCGGAATGGGTCGACTTGAAAGGTGGCACAATGTTTCCTGGCTTTGTCGATAGCCATATCCATTTAATTGGGCACGGGGAATCAATAATTCGGCTTGATTTATCAAAAATGAAGTCGAAAGAAGAAGTCTTAGCTGCTGTTAAAGATTATTCTAAGCATAGTCATAAAGGGGAATGGATTATTGGCGAGGGCTGGAATGAAAATCTTTGGTGCAGGACGGAAATGATTCATCGTAAGGAATTAGACGAAATTTCTGTTGAAAATCCAATCATGCTAAAGCGGATTTGCCGCCATGCCATGTTGGTGAACACAAAGGCATTGGAACTGGCAGGGATATCAGAAGAAACAATTTGTCCACCCGGCGGTGTTATTGAAAAAGATAGGGAAACGGGTTTAACAGGTATTCTCAAAGATACAGCCCAGGACATCATCCACGCTGCAATCCCTGTGGTTTCAGAAGAATATTTACAAAAAGCGATGAGGGCTGCTATTAAAGATTTATATCAGCTCGGAATTACCGGGGTCCACACTGAGGATTTAAACTATTACGGGGGATTCCATCGGACTTACAAGACGTTTAAAAAGGTAATTGAAGAGGAGGGACTTTCATTCCGTACTCATTTACTTGTTCACAATGGTGTTGTAGATGATATGGTTCATGAAGATGCAAGCTTTTTATCCGGTAATGATTTTATTGAGTTCGGTGCGATGAAGATTTTTGCTGATGGTGCCCTAGGAGGGAGGACTGCACTCCTAAGCCATCCCTATAATGATGCACCGGAAACAAACGGAGTGGCCTTGTATAATCAAGAAGAATTGAATGGTTTAGTCGCTAAGGCACGTTCATACAACCTTCCTGTTGCCGTCCATGCAATTGGGGATTTAGCATTTGAATATGTTTTAAACGCGATTGAAGCCCATCCACTTGCAGGCATTGGGAGGGACCGTCTGATCCATGCCCAAATTTTGCGTCAAGACCTGATTGCCAGGGCTAAGAAGCTCCCAGTTATCCTCGATATCCAGCCAGTTTTTCTCGCTTCTGATTTTCCATGGGTCATCGACCGGATTGGCAGTAGTAAAATGGACTATTGTTATGCATGGAAAACGCTCATTAATGAAGGCCTTCACTGTGCCGGAGGCTCAGATGCACCGATTGAATTGCCGAATCCATTGTTGGGTATCCACGCTGCGGTCACTAGGATGGATTGGAATGATCCAAAAGGGATTATTTATGGGAAGGAACAAGCTTTAAGTGTCTATAATGCCGTCTGTCTTTTTACGAAAGGCAGTGCTTATGCTGCTTGTCATGAGCAAGACCGCGGTATAATTAAAAAAGGATATTTGGCTGACTTTACCGTTTTGGAACGAAATATATTTAGTGTGCCTTCTTCCGAAATACCAGAAGTTCCTGTCCAAATGACCGTCATTGGCGGGGAAATTGTATTTGAAAAGGAATAG
- a CDS encoding NAD kinase — translation MELRRNIYFYHKRDSDLLSKVAPLFEMAERYGFTIVSDYRKANIIASIGDDGTFLQAVRKTGFRDDCLYTGISTKNSLSMYCDFRLSDTSKMIEAISTNEHIEVRRYPMIEVNIDGQGTFPCLNEFSIRSSIIKTLVIDVFVDQLHFETFRGDGLIVATPTGSTAYNKSVNGSIVDPLLSCMQVSEVASVNTNRYRTLGTSFIVGSERTLTLKVISDDNDHPTMGMDNEALSIRHVDKILIKISDKKIKTLKLKDNSFWDKVKRTFL, via the coding sequence ATGGAATTAAGACGTAATATTTATTTTTATCACAAGCGGGATTCGGACTTGCTTTCGAAGGTAGCTCCCTTATTCGAAATGGCTGAACGTTATGGTTTTACCATCGTATCAGATTATCGAAAGGCAAATATCATTGCCAGCATCGGTGATGATGGAACTTTCCTGCAGGCTGTGAGGAAAACGGGATTTCGTGATGATTGCCTATATACGGGGATTTCAACAAAGAATAGTTTGAGTATGTATTGTGATTTTCGACTTAGTGATACATCTAAAATGATAGAGGCCATATCCACCAATGAGCATATTGAGGTTCGCCGCTATCCTATGATTGAAGTAAACATTGACGGTCAGGGTACTTTTCCATGCCTAAATGAATTCAGTATTCGCTCATCGATTATTAAAACACTCGTGATTGATGTGTTTGTTGATCAACTCCATTTTGAAACGTTTCGAGGGGACGGCTTAATTGTTGCTACACCAACCGGAAGTACTGCCTATAATAAATCGGTGAATGGTTCAATTGTTGATCCGCTCCTTTCCTGCATGCAAGTAAGTGAAGTTGCCTCTGTTAATACGAACCGTTACCGGACACTTGGTACCTCTTTTATTGTCGGAAGCGAGCGTACGCTTACGCTCAAGGTCATATCAGACGACAATGACCATCCGACAATGGGTATGGATAATGAAGCCTTAAGTATCCGCCATGTGGATAAAATTCTAATCAAAATAAGTGATAAAAAAATTAAAACCTTGAAATTAAAAGACAACTCCTTTTGGGATAAAGTGAAGCGAACATTCCTTTAA